The Bacillota bacterium LX-D genome includes a window with the following:
- a CDS encoding aspartyl-phosphate phosphatase Spo0E family protein, whose amino-acid sequence MGADCYLYKRIKSKSDELTRMAINSQRGLLDQEIYQKSCELDELIVRYMRIKRSRS is encoded by the coding sequence ATGGGTGCAGATTGTTATCTGTATAAAAGAATTAAGTCTAAGTCTGATGAATTGACCAGAATGGCAATTAATTCCCAGAGAGGTTTGTTAGATCAGGAGATATATCAAAAAAGCTGCGAACTAGACGAACTAATCGTGCGTTATATGAGAATAAAAAGAAGCCGCTCCTAG
- a CDS encoding YbaB/EbfC family nucleoid-associated protein: MSMNFDNLFAQANQFKENMAQAKRTLAVKTTEVKGGQGAVSVIINGLGEIKEIRLSPNAMSTLGREKLQRVLTETVNAAFARSKDFAGKTMSELTGIDINSLSNLF; the protein is encoded by the coding sequence ATGAGTATGAATTTTGATAACTTGTTTGCCCAAGCAAATCAATTTAAGGAAAACATGGCCCAAGCCAAAAGAACTTTGGCTGTTAAAACCACGGAAGTAAAAGGCGGACAAGGTGCTGTAAGTGTCATTATTAATGGGTTAGGGGAAATTAAAGAAATACGCTTATCTCCTAATGCCATGTCCACCCTGGGACGAGAAAAATTGCAAAGAGTCCTTACGGAAACAGTCAACGCAGCATTTGCCCGCTCCAAGGATTTTGCTGGGAAAACAATGTCTGAGCTAACAGGTATCGATATCAATAGCCTGTCTAATTTATTTTAA
- the ypeB gene encoding germination protein YpeB, which produces MRKLLYIGLLTLFVIGLFAWGNWERAGKQRLSYALEAGYQNNFYNLVSHVEQSRILLGKSLISGSPKHNILYLTEIWNRAADAQNSLAALPITEVNMASTRKFLNQLGDYCFTLARAEANGRQLSNKDYEKLKYFYDETGRLSENLHEIETNFNQDGFRWTDAAVNTDWLKSAQAAPKKDLANFVDIEKRIQGLPTLIYDGPFSDHLELKKPLGLSGKNLVSSEAAAEAQKFLSFSKEQNYRIIRTSQVNGKIPAFNFILNPNQSKGLISVDVSKKGGHIITVLNNRTIGSKKISLEEAEDKANQFLKENGYQYMLPTYRITQDNSLVITYVYCQDNVVIYPDQLKVKVALDNGEIVGFESFSYLMAHHARKIPKAKLTERDVKARINPNVVVESMRQAIIPLENGKEVFTYEVKGVLRQEQYLIYINALNGDEENILKVMQQPGGNLVL; this is translated from the coding sequence ATGCGTAAACTACTTTATATTGGTCTATTAACTCTTTTTGTAATTGGCTTATTTGCCTGGGGCAACTGGGAAAGAGCCGGCAAACAGAGGCTATCCTATGCTTTAGAAGCTGGTTATCAAAATAATTTTTACAATTTGGTCAGTCATGTTGAGCAAAGTAGAATATTACTGGGTAAAAGTCTTATTTCCGGTTCCCCAAAGCACAATATTCTTTACTTAACAGAAATCTGGAATAGAGCTGCCGATGCCCAAAATTCATTGGCCGCGTTGCCTATTACAGAAGTGAATATGGCTTCTACCCGTAAGTTCCTCAATCAATTAGGAGATTATTGTTTTACTTTGGCTAGAGCAGAAGCCAATGGCAGGCAGCTAAGCAATAAGGATTATGAAAAGTTGAAATACTTTTACGATGAAACAGGACGTTTAAGTGAAAACTTACATGAAATTGAAACGAATTTTAATCAGGATGGTTTTCGGTGGACAGATGCAGCCGTAAACACTGATTGGCTCAAAAGTGCCCAGGCTGCTCCCAAGAAGGATTTAGCAAATTTTGTGGATATTGAAAAACGCATTCAAGGTTTGCCTACCTTAATATATGATGGACCCTTTTCGGATCACCTGGAATTAAAAAAGCCATTAGGTTTAAGTGGAAAAAACCTAGTATCCTCAGAAGCTGCAGCAGAAGCTCAAAAGTTTCTGTCCTTTTCCAAGGAACAAAATTATAGAATTATTAGAACAAGTCAAGTTAATGGCAAAATTCCAGCCTTTAACTTTATCTTAAACCCTAATCAATCAAAGGGATTGATTAGTGTTGATGTCAGCAAAAAAGGCGGACATATAATTACTGTTCTTAATAACCGGACAATAGGCAGTAAAAAAATTTCTCTGGAAGAGGCTGAGGATAAAGCAAACCAATTTCTAAAGGAAAATGGTTATCAGTATATGCTTCCTACATATAGGATTACCCAAGATAATTCTTTAGTTATTACCTACGTTTACTGTCAAGACAATGTGGTTATTTACCCCGACCAATTAAAAGTTAAGGTTGCTTTAGATAACGGCGAAATAGTAGGTTTTGAATCCTTTAGCTATTTAATGGCACACCACGCAAGAAAAATTCCTAAGGCGAAACTCACAGAAAGAGATGTTAAAGCAAGAATCAATCCTAATGTAGTTGTAGAAAGTATGCGCCAGGCTATAATTCCTTTGGAAAACGGAAAAGAAGTTTTTACATATGAAGTTAAAGGCGTCTTAAGACAAGAGCAGTATTTAATCTATATTAACGCCCTTAATGGCGATGAGGAAAACATCCTTAAAGTTATGCAGCAGCCAGGGGGGAATTTAGTTCTTTAG
- a CDS encoding cell wall hydrolase encodes MNNIFSKRILLAVVLALTVVSLRQLALVQPQDIPQLLGAKFEVSSIPDPEPLEEEALPTQGEWSLVRRADEVNLLTRLVAGEATGEPYEGQVAVAAVMLNRVRNASFPNTISGVIYQPHAFESVTNGLIWRTANLATARKAAIDALNGWDPTYGALYFWNPYKQVSSWIWTRKIIRQIGNHVFGI; translated from the coding sequence TTGAATAATATTTTTAGCAAAAGGATTTTGCTGGCGGTAGTTTTAGCGTTAACAGTAGTGTCTTTGCGTCAGCTGGCTCTAGTACAGCCACAGGATATTCCACAATTGCTGGGGGCTAAATTTGAAGTATCATCTATTCCCGATCCTGAACCCCTGGAGGAGGAAGCATTACCTACTCAAGGAGAATGGTCCTTAGTAAGAAGAGCTGATGAGGTTAACTTATTGACGAGACTTGTAGCTGGTGAAGCTACAGGTGAGCCCTATGAAGGACAGGTTGCTGTAGCAGCTGTAATGTTAAACCGGGTACGCAACGCCTCTTTTCCCAATACGATTAGTGGTGTTATTTATCAGCCCCATGCTTTTGAAAGTGTAACTAATGGGCTAATTTGGAGAACTGCCAATTTGGCTACAGCGAGAAAAGCAGCTATTGATGCTTTAAATGGTTGGGATCCAACCTACGGGGCACTATATTTTTGGAACCCTTATAAGCAAGTAAGCAGTTGGATTTGGACACGGAAGATAATACGTCAAATTGGCAACCATGTTTTTGGTATCTAA